In the Kribbella sp. NBC_00482 genome, one interval contains:
- a CDS encoding alpha-ketoglutarate-dependent dioxygenase AlkB gives MYERLAREVPWQAERRQMYDRVVDVPRLLCFYGENAELPVPILDEARDVLSAHYADELGEPFRTAGLCFYRDGKDSVAWHGDRIGRGNHEDTMVAILSVGEPRVLALRPRPGASSGPVGSTVRYPLGHGDLIVMGGSCQRTWEHAIPKAAGRVGPRISIQFRPRGVR, from the coding sequence GTGTATGAGCGGCTGGCTCGGGAGGTGCCTTGGCAGGCGGAGCGGCGGCAGATGTACGACCGGGTGGTCGACGTGCCTCGGTTGTTGTGTTTTTACGGGGAGAACGCGGAGTTGCCGGTGCCGATTCTGGATGAGGCCCGGGATGTGTTGAGTGCGCACTACGCGGACGAGTTGGGTGAGCCGTTCCGGACGGCTGGGTTGTGTTTCTACCGGGACGGGAAGGACAGCGTTGCGTGGCACGGGGATCGGATCGGGCGCGGGAACCACGAGGACACGATGGTGGCGATCCTGTCGGTGGGTGAGCCTCGGGTGCTGGCGCTGCGGCCGCGGCCGGGGGCGTCGAGTGGGCCGGTCGGTTCGACTGTGCGGTATCCGTTGGGGCATGGGGATCTGATCGTGATGGGTGGTTCGTGTCAGCGGACCTGGGAGCATGCGATTCCGAAGGCGGCGGGGCGGGTCGGGCCGCGGATCAGCATTCAGTTCCGGCCTCGTGGGGTGCGGTGA
- a CDS encoding MFS transporter, translating into MSSRLGQILPPAGAPRDVAMAQLANSVGDGAFVVTSALFFTRVVGLSTAEVGLGLTIAWLVGFLAGVPLGNLADRRGSRGTAVLLALTTATAVASFLVVRSFAGFLIAAIVYACSQTGITAARQALLAGLVAPAERTRIRAFLQATVNAGLALGALLGGVALRFDSEAAYLIVFGIDALSFLIAAGLLRRVPSIATTRRVTGEPRLAVLHDRPYAVLALINAVMLLFMPLISLVGPLWIVTRTNAPSWVVASLMIVNTLGVTFFQVRIAKSVKDLRTAARSVRYAGVAMLAACAVFAVTAADLGPATTAGVLVVAAALLTLGEMKLASGAWEISFGLAPADKQGQYQGFFGTGPAVARMLGPALLTTVVLGWGPIGWLVVGALFLGTSCATGPAVRWAARTRAVNEDATPSLVEESAA; encoded by the coding sequence ATGAGCAGCAGACTTGGGCAGATCCTCCCCCCGGCCGGAGCGCCGCGGGACGTGGCGATGGCGCAGTTGGCGAACTCGGTCGGCGACGGTGCGTTCGTCGTCACCTCGGCGTTGTTCTTCACCCGCGTCGTCGGGCTCTCGACCGCGGAGGTCGGCCTCGGGCTGACGATCGCCTGGCTGGTGGGATTCCTGGCGGGCGTGCCGCTCGGGAACCTCGCGGACCGGCGGGGATCGCGTGGCACTGCGGTCCTGCTGGCGCTGACGACCGCGACGGCTGTCGCGTCGTTCCTGGTCGTCCGGAGCTTCGCCGGCTTCCTCATCGCCGCCATCGTCTACGCGTGCAGCCAGACCGGGATCACCGCGGCGCGGCAGGCGTTGCTGGCCGGGTTGGTCGCCCCGGCGGAGCGGACCAGGATCCGCGCGTTCCTGCAGGCCACGGTGAACGCCGGGCTCGCGCTCGGCGCGCTCCTCGGCGGTGTGGCGCTCCGGTTCGACAGCGAAGCGGCGTACCTGATCGTGTTCGGGATCGATGCGCTCAGCTTCCTGATCGCGGCCGGGCTGCTGCGCCGGGTGCCGTCGATCGCGACCACCCGCCGCGTCACGGGCGAGCCGAGGCTGGCGGTGCTGCATGACCGTCCGTACGCCGTTCTCGCGCTGATCAATGCGGTGATGCTGCTCTTCATGCCGCTCATCAGCCTGGTCGGTCCGCTCTGGATCGTCACCCGGACCAACGCTCCGAGCTGGGTCGTCGCCTCGCTGATGATCGTGAACACGCTCGGCGTCACGTTCTTCCAGGTCCGGATCGCGAAGAGCGTCAAGGATCTGCGCACCGCCGCCCGTTCGGTCCGGTACGCCGGTGTTGCCATGCTGGCCGCCTGCGCGGTATTCGCTGTGACGGCAGCCGATCTCGGACCGGCCACCACCGCCGGCGTTCTCGTCGTCGCCGCCGCGCTGCTCACCCTCGGCGAGATGAAGCTCGCGTCCGGCGCCTGGGAGATCAGCTTCGGACTCGCGCCGGCCGACAAGCAGGGCCAGTACCAGGGCTTCTTCGGCACCGGCCCCGCGGTCGCCCGGATGCTCGGCCCGGCACTGCTCACCACGGTCGTCCTCGGATGGGGTCCGATCGGCTGGCTGGTGGTCGGTGCACTGTTCCTGGGGACCAGTTGCGCAACTGGTCCCGCCGTACGATGGGCTGCGCGGACGAGGGCCGTCAACGAGGACGCCACGCCGTCGCTGGTAGAGGAGAGCGCCGCCTGA
- a CDS encoding pyridoxamine 5'-phosphate oxidase family protein — MEIPGLVEITTQDELREIVPQPLAAAAGKTRKELHDLDREWLAASPFCLVATSAEDGTCDVSPKGDPAGFTKVLGASTIAIPERAGNRRVDGFTNILSNPHVGLIYFLPGRGDTLRINGRARIVSEAPFFDDMIVKGNRPQLALLVEIEEIFHHCSKAFLRSKLWKPETWEPDAVTTRARISQTLERTDEELATLEEYYGQAYEDKIYKVKY; from the coding sequence ATGGAGATTCCCGGACTGGTCGAAATCACTACGCAGGACGAGCTGCGGGAGATCGTTCCGCAACCGCTGGCAGCAGCCGCCGGCAAGACCCGCAAGGAGCTGCACGACCTGGATCGCGAGTGGCTCGCGGCGTCGCCGTTCTGCCTGGTCGCCACCTCCGCCGAAGACGGTACGTGCGACGTCTCCCCCAAGGGCGACCCGGCCGGATTCACCAAGGTCCTCGGCGCGAGCACGATCGCGATCCCGGAACGAGCCGGCAACCGGCGGGTCGACGGGTTCACCAACATCCTCTCCAACCCGCACGTCGGGCTGATCTACTTCCTGCCCGGCCGCGGCGACACGCTGCGGATCAACGGCCGCGCCCGGATCGTCAGCGAGGCGCCGTTCTTCGACGACATGATCGTGAAGGGCAACCGCCCGCAGCTCGCCCTGCTGGTCGAGATCGAGGAGATCTTCCACCACTGCTCGAAGGCGTTCCTGCGCTCGAAGCTGTGGAAGCCCGAGACCTGGGAGCCCGACGCGGTGACGACCCGGGCGCGGATCTCGCAGACGCTGGAGCGCACCGACGAGGAGCTCGCGACGCTCGAGGAGTACTACGGGCAGGCGTACGAGGACAAGATCTACAAGGTCAAGTACTGA
- a CDS encoding sensor histidine kinase, with the protein MTEPVHVPTLGARVRRVLLPVALAVFSVVGSFGASRGQTDRHEPDWLMVVLLLVGALSLYWLRTKPIPVLWATVISTLIYMLREYPWGPVIFAFVIAVFTTIRLGHRLAGWVGLITLYVGHVGGRMILGINEQGVYQVLLVGTCFCVLGFLAELFRAHRDRVMAAARTRKEEELRRAGEERLRIAQELHDVVAHHISLINVQASTALHLVDRQPEQAAPALSAIKDASKEALVELRSIVGVLRQSDESAPRTPVAGLDHLDHLISRTERAGLEVHKIVHGEPRPLPSGLDRAAFRIVQESLTNVVRHASATSATVRIQYGEQALVLQIDDNGDCLAAAPKEGNGISGMRERATALGGTLTANRTPAGGLRITATLPL; encoded by the coding sequence GTGACCGAACCTGTCCACGTCCCGACCCTCGGGGCCCGCGTGCGCCGCGTCCTGCTGCCGGTGGCGCTGGCCGTGTTCTCGGTGGTGGGGTCGTTCGGCGCGTCGCGTGGTCAGACCGACCGCCATGAGCCCGACTGGCTCATGGTGGTCCTGCTGCTGGTCGGCGCGCTCTCCCTGTACTGGCTGCGCACCAAGCCGATCCCGGTGCTGTGGGCAACTGTCATCTCGACGCTGATCTACATGCTCCGCGAGTACCCGTGGGGCCCGGTCATCTTCGCGTTCGTGATCGCCGTGTTCACCACCATCCGGCTAGGTCATCGGCTGGCGGGCTGGGTCGGGCTGATCACGCTGTACGTCGGGCACGTCGGCGGACGGATGATCCTCGGGATCAACGAGCAGGGCGTGTACCAGGTCCTGCTCGTCGGCACATGCTTCTGCGTACTCGGGTTCCTCGCCGAACTCTTCCGCGCCCACCGCGACCGCGTCATGGCCGCGGCGCGTACGCGGAAAGAGGAAGAACTGCGCCGCGCCGGTGAGGAACGCCTGCGGATCGCGCAGGAGCTCCACGACGTCGTGGCACACCACATCTCGCTCATCAACGTGCAGGCGTCCACCGCGCTGCACCTGGTCGACCGCCAGCCCGAGCAGGCCGCCCCTGCGCTCTCCGCGATCAAGGACGCGAGCAAGGAGGCCCTGGTCGAGCTCAGATCGATCGTCGGCGTACTGCGTCAGTCCGACGAGTCCGCGCCCCGTACACCGGTTGCCGGCCTCGATCACCTGGACCACCTGATCAGCCGCACCGAGAGGGCCGGCCTCGAGGTGCACAAGATCGTTCACGGCGAGCCGCGGCCGCTGCCGAGTGGCCTCGACCGGGCCGCGTTCCGCATCGTCCAGGAGTCGCTGACGAACGTCGTACGGCATGCGAGCGCGACGTCGGCGACGGTCCGGATCCAGTACGGCGAGCAGGCGCTGGTGCTCCAGATCGACGACAACGGTGACTGCCTGGCCGCGGCCCCGAAGGAAGGCAACGGCATCTCCGGGATGCGTGAGCGTGCGACCGCGCTGGGCGGCACGCTGACCGCGAACCGCACACCGGCCGGCGGTCTACGGATCACGGCGACCCTGCCGCTGTAG